From a single Candoia aspera isolate rCanAsp1 chromosome 10, rCanAsp1.hap2, whole genome shotgun sequence genomic region:
- the NCMAP gene encoding noncompact myelin-associated protein, translating into MTTAAPTSGYSRMNGTTKSREQILYQSSGAIVAAVVVGVIVIFTTVLLVLKMYNRRMRTKRELEPKNPKVTIPSILGQDSSNAARDTVVTFVPVDIHMPNRRR; encoded by the exons ATGACCACAGCTGCCCCAACGTCTGGCTATTCCCGGATGAATGGGACCACAAAGTCCCGAGAGCAAATCCTCTATCAGA GTTCTGGAGCAATTGTAGCAGCTGTTGTAGTAGGCGTCATAGTAATATTTACAACGGTGCTGCTCGTCCTTAAAATGTATAACAG GCGCATGAGGACTAAGCGAGAGCTGGAGCCAAAGAATCCAAAAGTCACCATCCCCTCAATTTTAGGACAGGACAGCAGCAACGCTGCCCGGGACACTGTGGTGACATTTGTCCCCGTGGACATTCACATGCCAAACAGAAGACGGTGA